A single region of the Acidobacteriota bacterium genome encodes:
- a CDS encoding alpha-amylase family glycosyl hydrolase — translation MKVRLISTLLFLLFFTTMIIGTTWTHAHSIRAGFQARDVAKERARASTGWVRDAVIYEIFTRNFSAEGNFNGITAKLDHLQNLGVTVLWLMPIHPTGGLNKKGSIGSPYAVRDYYAIHPDYGSQEDFKRLVSETHKRGMKIIIDIVANHTAWDSVLMKQAEFYKRDAQGKTLSPYDWSDVAWLNYDNPKVREYMMDMLKYWIREFDLDGFRCDVAWLVPTDFWEKARVELEKIKPELIMISEATYPEHLVKAFDMDYAWPFFHTLEDVLTGRSTATEVRKNWEAERARYPQGALRMRFIDDHDERRALAEFGRAATLAGSVLFFTMDGVPLLYNGMEVGDTTESRAPALFERLPIFWKNAEHRPEIPRFYKQIIALRKAHPALRSGETLWLRNAAEARVVTYVRHLGDEEILVAINLSNQSFTGQVEVGNASSFTEITPNISGEAQVKTKVVGLPALALEPWGWRVFLRKTR, via the coding sequence ATGAAAGTTCGGCTAATATCCACGCTTCTATTTTTATTATTTTTTACCACTATGATAATTGGCACCACTTGGACACACGCGCATTCGATTCGCGCCGGGTTTCAAGCGCGCGATGTCGCGAAAGAGCGGGCGCGCGCGTCAACCGGTTGGGTACGCGATGCAGTGATCTATGAAATTTTCACGCGCAATTTTTCTGCGGAAGGGAATTTCAATGGCATCACCGCAAAGCTCGACCATCTGCAAAACCTCGGCGTCACGGTGTTGTGGCTCATGCCGATTCATCCGACGGGCGGGCTTAATAAAAAGGGAAGTATCGGCAGTCCTTACGCGGTGCGCGATTATTATGCGATTCATCCCGATTACGGCTCGCAAGAAGATTTCAAGCGGTTAGTGAGCGAAACCCATAAACGCGGCATGAAAATCATCATCGACATTGTTGCCAACCATACGGCATGGGACAGCGTGCTCATGAAGCAGGCGGAATTTTATAAGCGCGACGCGCAGGGCAAAACCCTTTCGCCATACGATTGGTCGGATGTTGCCTGGCTCAATTATGACAACCCGAAAGTTCGCGAGTATATGATGGACATGCTCAAATACTGGATTCGCGAATTTGACCTTGATGGGTTTCGTTGTGATGTAGCGTGGCTGGTGCCGACGGATTTCTGGGAAAAGGCGCGCGTGGAACTCGAAAAAATCAAACCCGAACTGATTATGATTTCCGAGGCGACTTATCCTGAACACCTGGTCAAAGCCTTTGATATGGATTACGCCTGGCCGTTTTTTCATACGCTGGAAGATGTGCTGACGGGAAGAAGTACAGCGACCGAGGTTCGCAAAAACTGGGAAGCGGAGCGCGCGCGTTATCCGCAAGGCGCGTTGCGTATGCGGTTCATTGATGACCATGACGAACGCCGCGCGCTGGCAGAATTCGGCAGAGCGGCGACGCTTGCCGGTTCGGTACTATTTTTCACGATGGACGGCGTGCCGCTTCTCTATAACGGCATGGAGGTCGGCGACACCACAGAATCGCGAGCGCCTGCTCTGTTTGAACGACTGCCGATTTTCTGGAAAAACGCCGAACATCGCCCGGAAATTCCGCGCTTTTATAAACAAATCATTGCCTTGAGAAAAGCCCATCCGGCATTGCGAAGTGGCGAAACTCTCTGGCTTCGCAATGCCGCTGAAGCGCGGGTGGTGACTTATGTGAGGCATCTCGGCGATGAAGAAATTTTAGTTGCCATCAATTTGTCGAATCAATCATTCACCGGACAGGTTGAAGTTGGCAACGCTTCATCGTTTACTGAAATCACCCCGAACATCAGTGGCGAGGCGCAGGTGAAAACAAAGGTTGTGGGACTTCCGGCGCTGGCGCTTGAGCCGTGGGGTTGGCGGGTCTTTCTTCGTAAGACGAGGTGA
- a CDS encoding outer membrane lipoprotein-sorting protein — translation MNNHSFLNRPLANTKPFNRRVALFFLCCVSAILLSACGEHAASKTDISAASSAPMIPNAAAEGERIIQQNRALDNSRDRWVKMAVKIEEADGQTQNVQLEISRKRESDNQRMMLINFTAPAEERDRSALIIVSPQGEIEGIRYMQSSNSFVTAKGATNEDSLFGLTAQEMIDGQTEKYSFRLLGEETLDATPVYKLEGTLKPGAESKFARLVTWVDKSNYTTLAAEFYNNKNELQRRVSITKNEQVNGHWTQMHYAIDNLARKKKLDLEIKEVRYDQNLSPQIFTRENLKKLTMK, via the coding sequence ATGAACAATCACTCGTTTCTTAACAGACCACTCGCCAATACCAAGCCATTCAACCGGCGTGTGGCTTTATTTTTTTTATGCTGTGTATCGGCAATTCTGCTTTCCGCCTGCGGTGAACATGCCGCCAGCAAAACCGACATCAGCGCCGCCTCATCCGCGCCCATGATTCCCAACGCCGCAGCCGAAGGCGAGCGCATCATCCAACAAAACCGCGCCCTCGATAACAGCCGCGACCGCTGGGTGAAGATGGCGGTTAAAATTGAAGAAGCGGATGGGCAAACTCAAAACGTGCAACTGGAAATTTCCCGTAAACGCGAAAGCGATAACCAGCGCATGATGCTCATCAATTTCACCGCGCCCGCCGAAGAACGCGACCGCAGCGCCTTGATTATCGTCTCCCCACAAGGCGAAATCGAAGGCATACGATATATGCAAAGCAGCAACAGTTTCGTTACCGCCAAAGGCGCAACTAATGAAGATTCGCTCTTTGGTCTGACGGCGCAGGAGATGATTGACGGGCAAACCGAAAAATACAGCTTCCGCCTGCTGGGCGAAGAAACGCTTGATGCAACACCCGTTTACAAACTTGAAGGGACTCTGAAACCCGGCGCTGAATCTAAATTTGCGCGACTGGTCACCTGGGTGGATAAGAGCAACTATACGACGCTTGCCGCCGAATTTTACAATAACAAAAACGAACTCCAGCGCCGCGTCAGCATCACCAAAAATGAACAGGTCAACGGTCATTGGACACAGATGCACTATGCCATTGATAATCTGGCGCGAAAAAAGAAACTCGACCTCGAAATCAAAGAGGTGAGATATGACCAGAATTTGAGTCCGCAGATTTTTACACGGGAGAATTTGAAAAAGCTGACCATGAAATGA
- a CDS encoding MMPL family transporter — protein sequence MNKFTSYVVHHPKLIIALTLVLTAIFAVALGVRGIKFNGSPETLARNDEALNFFKETLATFGSEDVLIVALESNDIFTSETKARLDYLTNLFAAQPNVTSAASLSNASTIQSDSDGIIIDKILPANATTEQLQQLKVMVTSDPLYAKNYISKDGRTAAINVFLKRLPAKERHAVSETIERLVKNESRGDLWIAGLPLMDAKGVSSMVRDISLFSPIAAVLCFMVFFGAFRSFWGALLPMLTLGIGLTWTVGLMALAGKPFNLATIALPTVLMAVGSSYIFHILNQYRLSMSEIHSNADKAAQNASWYTGCQFITPAVLVSGTTTVAGFAALTASPVPAVKDMGLFQAAGVAFMLLLTLTFIPAMLSLLSQQALGRADVHQKDYATWMNGMLKHITALILFRKQAIVVIALAATLLIGAGIYRMRVNTDFLKVFPRESDISQTAVKLHTELAGASVLQIVVSGEPNAVKTPEFAEKLEAIEAFALQQEGIDAAVSVADIIKKFNANLPGTAQEKRFAIPGEPKRLASIFDNYLSQDEAINKLVTRDFSKAAVVLRTNLFGSKELHTFTEAMNGWLATNLPPTLQARVTGAFILLNDASDAIAASQASSLSIALVTIYFMMVLLFRSFATGLLALIPNLLPIAGFFGFLGWTGITLDITTSLIASSVLGLAVDNAVHMIRRFRQSLAERKSVTSNSSGNEEKIIRENSAEGWAMWLTMLRTGKPMTLANLMLIVAFLIFLLSEFYPVRIVGLLWALTVFACLVADLIFLPALIETKLFRSAALGNPRAANEQLHKRAASQSEVEKVQ from the coding sequence ATGAATAAATTCACCTCTTATGTCGTCCATCATCCGAAATTGATTATCGCGTTGACGCTTGTCCTCACTGCCATCTTCGCGGTGGCGCTCGGCGTGCGCGGCATCAAATTCAACGGCTCGCCGGAAACCCTGGCGCGCAATGATGAGGCGTTGAATTTCTTTAAAGAGACCCTGGCGACTTTCGGCAGCGAAGATGTCCTCATCGTCGCGCTTGAATCCAACGATATTTTTACCAGTGAAACCAAAGCGCGGCTCGATTATTTGACCAACCTCTTTGCAGCGCAGCCCAATGTCACCTCAGCCGCCAGTTTATCGAACGCTTCGACAATTCAAAGCGACAGCGATGGCATCATCATTGATAAAATTCTTCCCGCGAATGCCACCACCGAACAACTCCAGCAACTCAAAGTAATGGTCACCTCTGACCCGCTGTATGCCAAAAACTATATTTCCAAAGACGGGCGCACCGCCGCTATCAATGTCTTTCTGAAACGCTTGCCTGCTAAAGAGCGTCACGCGGTTTCTGAAACCATCGAACGTTTAGTCAAGAACGAGTCGCGTGGCGATTTATGGATTGCCGGTTTGCCGCTGATGGACGCCAAAGGCGTATCGAGCATGGTGCGCGACATCTCGCTATTTTCGCCGATTGCCGCCGTGCTCTGTTTTATGGTGTTTTTCGGCGCATTTCGCAGTTTCTGGGGAGCCCTGTTGCCGATGCTGACGCTTGGCATCGGACTCACCTGGACGGTTGGGCTGATGGCGCTTGCCGGCAAGCCATTCAATCTTGCAACCATCGCCTTGCCGACGGTGTTGATGGCGGTCGGCAGTTCTTACATTTTTCATATATTGAATCAATATCGCCTCTCGATGTCCGAGATTCACAGCAACGCCGATAAAGCCGCGCAAAACGCCTCGTGGTACACCGGTTGTCAATTCATCACTCCCGCAGTTTTAGTTTCCGGCACCACGACGGTTGCAGGCTTTGCGGCGCTCACTGCAAGCCCGGTGCCGGCGGTTAAAGATATGGGACTCTTTCAAGCCGCAGGCGTCGCTTTTATGTTGCTGCTGACGCTTACCTTCATTCCGGCAATGCTCTCTCTGCTTTCACAACAGGCATTGGGTCGCGCCGACGTTCATCAAAAAGATTACGCGACCTGGATGAACGGGATGCTTAAACACATCACCGCGCTCATCCTCTTTCGCAAACAGGCAATCGTAGTGATTGCGCTCGCTGCCACGCTACTGATTGGCGCGGGCATTTATCGCATGCGCGTCAATACCGATTTTCTCAAAGTCTTCCCGCGTGAAAGCGACATCTCGCAAACTGCGGTTAAATTGCACACCGAACTTGCCGGCGCATCGGTCTTGCAAATTGTCGTCAGCGGTGAACCAAACGCCGTAAAGACGCCTGAATTTGCCGAAAAACTTGAAGCCATCGAAGCCTTCGCTTTGCAACAGGAAGGCATCGACGCGGCGGTTTCGGTTGCTGACATCATTAAAAAATTCAATGCCAACTTGCCGGGCACCGCGCAGGAAAAACGCTTTGCCATTCCCGGAGAACCCAAACGGTTAGCCTCGATTTTCGACAACTATCTTTCCCAGGATGAAGCCATCAACAAACTGGTCACCCGTGATTTTTCCAAAGCCGCTGTGGTGTTGCGAACCAATCTCTTCGGCTCCAAAGAACTGCATACCTTTACCGAAGCGATGAATGGGTGGCTCGCGACCAACTTGCCGCCGACGCTGCAAGCGCGGGTGACCGGCGCATTCATTTTGCTCAATGATGCTTCGGATGCCATCGCTGCGTCGCAGGCATCCAGCCTGAGCATTGCATTGGTGACCATTTATTTCATGATGGTTCTGTTGTTTCGTTCTTTTGCGACGGGACTTTTGGCGCTCATTCCCAACCTGTTGCCGATTGCCGGTTTTTTCGGCTTTCTTGGCTGGACAGGAATTACCCTCGACATCACCACCAGTTTAATTGCCAGTTCCGTGCTTGGACTTGCCGTTGATAATGCCGTACATATGATTCGCCGCTTCCGTCAAAGCCTTGCCGAAAGAAAATCTGTCACCTCGAATTCATCGGGAAATGAAGAAAAAATCATTCGTGAAAATTCTGCCGAAGGCTGGGCGATGTGGCTTACCATGCTGAGAACCGGCAAACCCATGACGCTTGCCAATCTCATGCTTATCGTCGCTTTTTTGATTTTTTTATTATCGGAATTTTACCCGGTGCGCATCGTCGGCTTGCTCTGGGCGCTTACGGTATTTGCATGTCTGGTGGCAGATTTGATATTTCTACCGGCGCTCATAGAAACTAAACTTTTTCGCAGCGCGGCGCTTGGCAACCCCAGGGCAGCCAATGAGCAACTACATAAGCGGGCAGCATCTCAATCAGAGGTTGAAAAAGTTCAATGA
- a CDS encoding bifunctional serine/threonine-protein kinase/formylglycine-generating enzyme family protein, with the protein MLNVGDEISDYRLIRRLGEGQFGEVWLAEKDNQQFALKFPKAKVKLHEIEKEVVLWLLARGHRNVLPVEGIDMHDERVFIISEFAPDGSLEDWLRRHDGKAPSFETAIEMMMGILDGLAYLHKRKIIHRDIKPANVLLSGNTPRITDFGISKFLLSETESNMIKGSPAYMSPEAWKGERNEQTDLWSASVMFYEMLCGKRPFSGRGHYEVMYSICNHDPHPLPSWLPASLRDFIETALKKEPNARYLTAKFLRTELQNIHAGIMKKNGETTGSVDEWEKRRLRDGFVLIPAGEFMMGADASKDNERPVHPVKITKPFEMGKYQVTQELWQAVMGNNPSYFKGEANLPVESVSWEDVQVFIEKLNAKNDGYVYRLPTEAEWEYACRAGRSEHLTEKLSEVAWYEDNSYEKTHPVGQKKPNDWGLYDMQGNVWEWCHDWYSDDYYRQSPTIDPIGKGEGSSRVIRGGAWGYGVSSLRPTSRGCIPPSIGPYDIGFRLVRNFRKEQGFKMSKTSKVDSRNKDKGRRGGVQIVQDFVATLNTISGITVRSRTESRNVFDVTGQMDALLYIKGRSEEPYRWGVTANVIKRLEKQKRKWFVILLYETAHTGFLLSATDVLSYCRNTWPLGGDGDYKPATGSYLSRNKPFGTFSEFLNDLREQTR; encoded by the coding sequence ATGTTGAACGTAGGAGATGAAATCAGCGATTACCGGTTAATCAGACGACTTGGTGAAGGACAGTTCGGTGAAGTGTGGTTAGCTGAAAAAGATAATCAGCAGTTCGCGCTGAAATTTCCCAAAGCCAAAGTCAAACTTCACGAGATTGAAAAAGAGGTCGTGCTGTGGTTACTCGCCAGAGGGCATCGCAATGTATTGCCGGTCGAAGGCATTGATATGCACGATGAACGGGTTTTTATCATTAGCGAATTTGCGCCTGATGGCTCACTTGAAGATTGGCTTAGAAGACATGACGGCAAAGCCCCTTCGTTTGAAACAGCGATTGAAATGATGATGGGCATACTTGATGGCTTGGCATACCTGCACAAACGAAAAATCATTCATCGGGACATCAAACCGGCAAATGTTTTGTTAAGCGGCAACACCCCACGCATCACTGATTTTGGCATTTCCAAATTTCTGCTTTCTGAGACCGAGAGCAATATGATTAAAGGCTCACCCGCTTATATGTCGCCCGAAGCTTGGAAGGGAGAGCGCAACGAACAGACCGATTTATGGTCGGCATCTGTGATGTTTTATGAAATGTTGTGCGGCAAACGACCTTTTTCCGGCAGAGGTCACTATGAAGTGATGTACTCAATTTGTAATCATGACCCACATCCCCTTCCAAGTTGGCTACCTGCATCGCTGAGAGATTTTATTGAAACAGCATTGAAGAAAGAGCCAAATGCGCGATACCTAACGGCGAAGTTCTTGCGGACTGAGTTACAAAATATTCATGCAGGTATAATGAAAAAAAACGGAGAGACAACAGGAAGCGTTGATGAATGGGAAAAGCGTAGACTGCGTGATGGATTTGTTTTGATACCGGCGGGTGAATTTATGATGGGTGCTGACGCTAGTAAAGATAATGAGCGACCAGTACATCCTGTGAAAATCACCAAGCCGTTTGAGATGGGTAAGTATCAAGTGACGCAAGAGTTGTGGCAAGCGGTTATGGGTAATAATCCAAGTTATTTCAAAGGCGAAGCGAATCTGCCGGTTGAAAGTGTATCTTGGGAAGATGTACAGGTGTTTATTGAGAAGTTGAACGCGAAAAATGATGGCTACGTTTATCGCTTACCAACAGAAGCAGAGTGGGAATATGCGTGCCGGGCAGGACGTTCGGAGCATCTTACAGAGAAATTATCTGAAGTAGCTTGGTATGAGGATAACTCATATGAAAAGACCCATCCTGTTGGGCAGAAAAAACCGAACGACTGGGGGTTGTATGATATGCAAGGAAATGTGTGGGAATGGTGTCATGATTGGTACTCAGATGATTATTATAGACAGAGTCCAACCATAGATCCTATAGGAAAGGGAGAAGGATCATCCCGCGTTATACGTGGAGGCGCTTGGGGCTACGGAGTGTCAAGCTTGCGGCCAACAAGTCGTGGGTGTATTCCCCCTTCTATAGGTCCCTATGATATTGGCTTTCGCCTTGTGAGAAATTTTAGAAAAGAGCAAGGTTTTAAAATGTCTAAAACAAGTAAAGTAGATAGTAGAAACAAAGATAAAGGGCGACGTGGTGGTGTGCAGATCGTTCAGGATTTTGTTGCAACCCTTAATACTATATCTGGTATCACAGTACGGTCTAGAACCGAATCTCGCAATGTATTTGATGTGACCGGTCAAATGGATGCCTTGTTGTACATCAAAGGACGGTCAGAAGAGCCTTACAGGTGGGGTGTAACAGCAAATGTAATTAAGCGACTTGAGAAACAGAAACGGAAATGGTTTGTCATCCTCTTATATGAAACTGCGCATACCGGTTTTCTTCTGTCTGCAACTGACGTTCTTAGTTACTGTAGGAATACCTGGCCGTTGGGAGGGGACGGAGATTATAAACCTGCAACTGGATCATACCTCAGCAGGAATAAGCCATTTGGTACTTTTAGTGAGTTCCTGAATGATTTGAGAGAGCAAACTCGCTAA
- a CDS encoding toxin-antitoxin (TA) system antitoxin, whose protein sequence is MTKNVDVADVQNDLAGILSLLNKGTEIILTSNDKPVARLVPLNSAETQRIAGLHEGTAWTSDDFADPLPDEIWTEG, encoded by the coding sequence ATGACGAAAAATGTTGATGTAGCAGATGTCCAGAATGATTTGGCAGGCATCTTGTCGCTGCTTAACAAAGGCACGGAAATTATTTTGACGTCCAATGATAAACCGGTTGCCCGTTTAGTGCCGCTTAACTCAGCCGAAACCCAACGCATTGCCGGGCTTCACGAAGGCACTGCCTGGACAAGCGATGATTTTGCTGATCCCTTGCCTGATGAAATCTGGACAGAAGGCTAA
- a CDS encoding type II toxin-antitoxin system VapC family toxin, whose product MKILLDTHTFIWWDSSKGRLSADALALCMDISNTLLLSMASVWEMQIKIQLGKLNLALPLEKIIKDQQQLNNLQLLPIELSHVLAHEKLPFHHKDPFDRMLIAQAIAEDIVILSDDSIFTTYSIKVRW is encoded by the coding sequence ATGAAGATTCTTTTAGATACGCACACCTTTATCTGGTGGGATAGTAGCAAAGGACGCTTGTCTGCTGATGCCTTAGCCCTGTGTATGGATATTTCCAATACGCTTTTGCTCAGTATGGCGAGCGTTTGGGAGATGCAAATCAAAATTCAACTCGGCAAATTGAACCTGGCTTTGCCGCTGGAAAAAATAATCAAAGATCAGCAACAACTTAACAATTTACAACTCCTGCCGATTGAACTTTCCCATGTTTTGGCTCACGAAAAATTGCCCTTCCACCACAAAGACCCATTTGACCGGATGCTTATCGCGCAAGCGATAGCTGAAGACATTGTTATTCTCAGCGACGATTCGATTTTTACAACCTATTCTATAAAAGTGAGATGGTAA
- a CDS encoding ATP-dependent Clp protease ATP-binding subunit, giving the protein MLDLEIFTDKIADSGRRLIRKAYDEAKSRDHNQIAPEHLLISIAEIERPFFNEVMQSLNLDPQVVLQALDTKLSQRDYIGRGIKMSESFRTLLSNALKHSHERGRRLIESTDLFVAIFKDTHGYPVELLKRLGADREMVMQKIQTRVRSHEEKEEKYRRRYELPPYLKHFGVSLNKLARQDKLPPVIGRNEEIRQMIEILCHRERANSPMLVGEAGVGKTAVVEGLARKIELEPETVPARLRNAHVVQLQMSGIVAGTMLRGMFEERIQGIINEVKERDNLILFIDEAHTIIGAGSALGASSDAANMFKSALARGEIRIIGATTMTEYKEYISEDEALARRFRLVKVDEPSVEDTRKILAGIRPRIERNYSVTISDEAIETALEMAPRYIRNLHLPDKVIGWLDTAAVKVEINQPYQPEVRSEHIIDVISQESRIPRDMIFRDTNDRFTGMEEALSSRVIGQRNSIRAVTQRLRLNKGPLKENFYKPDGVLLFLGPTGVGKTELAKAVAEFMFGEDNKMVRIDMSEYQDGTIAIEKLIGMPRGIVGSERGGILTERLRDNPYTVLLLDEIEKASPYLLNLFLQAFDEGWLTDGRGKKVYLSDAIIIMTSNLGSENFKKYMKPLGFGRKSLADVEQISREVIKAAEDRFSPEFRNRIDEIVVFAPLTKDEVKQIAELYLSKIKRQMLRQGKKVELSGTALDYLVEKGFSPAYGARFLKRTIDELVKLPITTRWKDANDFYVDFVDEELKIIVNDAFALVE; this is encoded by the coding sequence ATGCTTGATTTAGAAATTTTCACCGATAAAATTGCTGACAGCGGTCGCCGCTTGATTCGTAAAGCCTACGATGAAGCCAAATCGCGCGACCATAATCAAATCGCTCCTGAACACTTGCTGATTTCGATAGCCGAGATTGAAAGACCGTTTTTCAATGAAGTCATGCAAAGCCTCAATCTCGACCCGCAGGTTGTCTTGCAGGCTCTCGATACCAAACTCAGCCAACGCGATTACATTGGACGTGGGATAAAGATGTCTGAATCCTTCAGGACACTATTATCAAACGCCCTTAAACATTCGCATGAACGCGGTCGCCGCCTCATCGAATCCACAGACCTCTTTGTCGCTATTTTCAAAGATACCCACGGTTATCCTGTTGAACTATTGAAGCGTTTAGGGGCTGACCGGGAGATGGTCATGCAAAAAATACAAACCCGCGTGCGTTCTCATGAAGAGAAAGAGGAAAAATATCGTCGCCGTTATGAATTGCCGCCCTATCTCAAACATTTCGGCGTCAGTCTCAATAAACTCGCCCGGCAAGACAAATTGCCGCCGGTCATCGGACGCAATGAAGAGATTCGTCAGATGATTGAAATCCTCTGTCACCGTGAACGCGCTAATTCACCGATGCTCGTCGGTGAAGCCGGAGTCGGCAAAACCGCTGTGGTTGAGGGGCTAGCGCGCAAGATTGAACTCGAACCGGAAACCGTTCCGGCGCGTCTTAGAAACGCACATGTCGTGCAGTTGCAGATGTCCGGTATTGTTGCAGGCACCATGTTGCGCGGGATGTTTGAAGAACGCATTCAAGGCATCATCAACGAAGTCAAAGAACGCGACAACCTGATTCTTTTCATTGACGAAGCCCATACCATCATTGGCGCAGGTTCGGCTCTGGGAGCCAGTTCCGACGCCGCCAACATGTTCAAAAGCGCCCTGGCGCGCGGCGAAATTCGCATCATCGGCGCAACTACGATGACCGAATACAAAGAATATATTTCCGAAGATGAAGCTCTGGCGCGACGGTTCCGTCTGGTCAAAGTTGATGAACCGTCGGTTGAAGATACGCGAAAAATTCTTGCGGGCATTCGTCCGCGCATCGAGCGCAATTACTCGGTGACGATTTCCGATGAAGCCATTGAAACCGCTCTGGAAATGGCACCGCGTTATATTCGCAATCTCCACTTGCCGGATAAAGTGATTGGCTGGTTGGATACCGCTGCGGTGAAGGTTGAAATCAATCAACCCTATCAACCGGAAGTGCGTTCCGAACACATCATTGACGTCATCAGTCAGGAATCGCGCATTCCCCGGGATATGATTTTTCGCGATACCAACGACCGCTTCACAGGCATGGAAGAAGCCTTGTCATCACGGGTCATCGGTCAACGCAATTCCATCAGAGCGGTCACCCAACGCTTACGATTGAACAAGGGTCCGCTTAAAGAAAACTTTTACAAGCCCGATGGCGTGCTGTTGTTTTTAGGACCGACCGGCGTCGGTAAAACCGAACTTGCGAAAGCCGTCGCTGAATTTATGTTTGGCGAAGACAACAAAATGGTGCGCATCGATATGTCCGAATATCAGGACGGCACCATCGCCATTGAAAAATTGATTGGTATGCCGCGCGGTATTGTGGGCAGCGAACGCGGCGGCATCTTGACTGAACGCTTGCGCGATAACCCGTACACCGTTCTGCTACTGGATGAAATTGAAAAGGCTTCGCCTTACCTGCTCAATCTTTTCCTACAGGCTTTCGATGAAGGCTGGCTGACCGACGGGCGCGGCAAAAAAGTTTATCTTTCGGATGCGATTATCATCATGACCTCAAATCTTGGGTCGGAGAATTTCAAAAAGTATATGAAGCCACTCGGCTTTGGCAGAAAATCGCTTGCTGATGTTGAACAGATCAGCCGCGAAGTGATTAAAGCCGCCGAAGACCGCTTCTCGCCGGAATTCCGCAACCGCATAGATGAAATCGTCGTCTTTGCGCCGCTAACCAAAGATGAAGTGAAACAAATCGCTGAACTTTATTTGAGCAAAATCAAACGCCAGATGCTCAGGCAAGGGAAGAAAGTTGAACTGAGTGGAACCGCGCTTGATTACCTCGTTGAAAAAGGCTTCAGCCCGGCATATGGGGCGCGCTTCCTCAAACGCACGATTGATGAATTGGTCAAACTGCCGATCACCACGCGCTGGAAAGACGCCAACGATTTTTACGTCGATTTCGTAGATGAAGAACTTAAAATCATCGTCAACGATGCCTTTGCTCTGGTTGAATAA
- a CDS encoding lysylphosphatidylglycerol synthase transmembrane domain-containing protein: MKKTVITVLKFVVSFGILFFIARKVGAKTLWETLQNAHPLYFIFAVLSYFVVQGLSAYRWFILLKPLGLKIGFPKILSLYFLGMYFNLFLPTAIGGDAVRIYYLHKEARRLSHSTASVFLDRDLGMGALLIMATVIAAYAGTSINGIALAPIFLLIMIAFAFANLAIFYRPTYNLLHRLLSLTKMKSVDEKVESLFNSVNAYRGQGKVLTFALLLSLIIQIGGVYANILVAQSIDLHTTNGWFDFMVFIPAISLISMNPLSVAGTGWREYSYKIFFESVGATEPQAATLGLLWLGVMVATSLPGGIIYVLKGSAAPEIDKDGSNDLAVNEEVLEISKT, translated from the coding sequence ATGAAAAAAACCGTTATTACGGTGTTAAAGTTTGTCGTCAGTTTCGGCATCCTCTTTTTTATCGCTCGTAAAGTTGGCGCGAAAACGCTCTGGGAAACCTTACAAAATGCCCATCCACTTTACTTCATTTTTGCGGTCTTATCCTATTTCGTCGTACAAGGTTTAAGCGCCTACCGCTGGTTTATATTACTCAAACCACTTGGACTCAAAATCGGCTTTCCGAAAATTCTATCCCTCTATTTTCTCGGCATGTATTTCAATCTCTTCTTGCCGACGGCGATTGGCGGCGATGCCGTGCGTATTTACTATTTGCATAAAGAAGCGCGCCGACTGAGCCATTCCACAGCCTCGGTTTTTCTGGATAGAGATTTGGGAATGGGCGCTTTGTTAATCATGGCAACCGTCATTGCAGCCTACGCCGGAACCAGCATCAACGGCATTGCGCTGGCGCCGATTTTCCTGCTCATTATGATTGCCTTTGCGTTTGCCAATCTGGCGATCTTTTATCGCCCGACCTATAACTTGCTGCATCGGTTGCTCAGCCTGACAAAAATGAAAAGCGTGGATGAAAAGGTTGAAAGCCTGTTCAATTCCGTTAATGCTTACCGCGGGCAGGGAAAAGTTTTAACCTTCGCTTTACTGCTTTCGTTAATCATTCAAATCGGCGGTGTCTATGCCAATATTCTGGTCGCGCAATCGATTGATTTGCATACCACCAATGGCTGGTTTGATTTCATGGTGTTTATTCCGGCAATCAGCTTAATCAGCATGAATCCGCTATCGGTAGCCGGTACGGGGTGGCGCGAATATTCTTATAAAATATTTTTTGAATCCGTAGGCGCAACCGAACCGCAAGCCGCCACTCTTGGATTACTCTGGCTGGGCGTGATGGTGGCGACGAGTTTACCCGGCGGCATCATTTATGTCCTAAAGGGCAGTGCCGCGCCGGAGATTGATAAAGATGGCAGTAATGACCTGGCTGTAAACGAAGAAGTCCTTGAAATTTCAAAAACATAA